A region from the Ptychodera flava strain L36383 chromosome 12, AS_Pfla_20210202, whole genome shotgun sequence genome encodes:
- the LOC139146106 gene encoding GTP-binding protein Rhes-like, which translates to MKFPFSRKTVMHAPHLAHGIYTDKSEPVVEVKSKMKIFERERTSYQCSRVVFMGGPGVGKSAIIARYLYGDYREYHERTVEDFHSRTFKIGTVLLQLDIIDTTGSYVFPAMRRVAMAKGDVFALVYSVDDFQSFEEVLAIQKEIHEQRPRRNYSVVVVGNKLDLREKREIAPDEAEMMSCGESREEFLETSARDNINIECLFERIFCQSVNKEGISS; encoded by the exons ATGAAGTTCCCCTTTTCTCGCAAAACCGTCATGCACGCTCCCCACTTGGCACACGGTATTTACACGGATAAGTCAGAGCCCGTGGTAGAGGTGAAGTCCAAGATGAAGATATTTGAACGAGAGAGGACCAGCTATCAATGTTCCAGAGTCGTTTTCATGGGAGGACCAGGAGTCGGCAAGTCTGCCATCATCGCTCGGTATCTATACGGCGACTATCGGGAGTACCATGAAAGAACAGTTGAAGATTTTCACAGCAGAACTTTCAAGATAGGAAcg GTACTTCTCCAGCTGGACATCATTGACACCACCGGCTCGTACGTCTTTCCGGCCATGAGACGCGTTGCCATGGCAAAAGGTGACGTCTTCGCCCTCGTCTACTCTGTGGATGACTTCCAGTCCTTCGAAGAAGTCCTCGCCATTCAAAAAGAAATCCACGAGCAACGTCCACGGCGAAACTACTCCGTCGTGGTGGTCGGCAACAAGCTGGACCTCCGAGAGAAAAGAGAAATCGCCCCGGACGAGGCTGAAATGATGTCCTGTGGAGAATCGCGAGAAGAATTCCTGGAAACTTCTGCAAGGGATAACATTAATATTGAGTGCTTGTTTGAGAGAATCTTTTGTCAGAGTGTAAATAAAGAAGGCATATCATCTTAA
- the LOC139145364 gene encoding galactosylceramide sulfotransferase-like, translated as MKELVCHMPVRVPNRKFLKVVVPFLLILVIIYFHARTWRSIEDVKRNSTTITNLQIRLSTDVPTLVSTTLLKIDCHPTSQIVFIKTHKTASSTTSSIIQRYGLTHGLRFALPKGGHIFSTTELFSREMLLKQNPRPGRGRSFDIIASHLRYNRPELEIVVPNGTYITILRDPVKRFESVFGYYDYASQFHFSRARNPLEQFMNNPDEYSRKLEGFMKNEIRNGMLFSLGFDHRFDNNKTIINETIAKLDSELDLVLISDYFEESLVLMKNILCWEFDDILHISKGIRSKNRRYTVRHPVVDKIRKWNHGDVLLFEHFNETFWRKVKSLGTRFDDDLQKFHLQQEQFHDRCVDRERTNKIKEREDGLVMKESADKKYALFQTTVPLPGSRTLQLHLSAVSQASLRKHTKTKTSASICNPSGFLYQGPCNKPVPELYQLESV; from the exons ATGAAAGAGTTAGTTTGCCATATGCCAGTGCGAGTTCCAAACAGGAAGTTTCTCAAAGTTGTGGTACCGTTTTTATTGATCttagtaataatttattttcatgcacgaaCATGGCGCTCCATCGAAGACGTCAAGAGGAACTCGACCAC GATAACGAATCTACAAATCAGACTTTCCACAGACGTACCAACCCTGGTTTCGACAACACTCCTAAAGATTGACTGTCATCCAACCTCACAAATAGTCTTTATCAAAACTCACAAGACAGCAAGTTCAACGACGAGTTCCATCATTCAGCGTTACGGTTTGACTCATGGACTGCGCTTCGCCCTGCCAAAAGGAGGTCATATTTTCAGTACCACAGAGTTGTTCTCTCGGGAAATGCTTCTCAAGCAGAATCCGAGACCTGGTAGAGGTCGCTCTTTCGACATAATAGCAAGCCACCTGAGGTACAACAGGCCAGAACTTGAAATTGTTGTCCCCAACGGGACCTACATCACCATACTACGCGATCCAGTTAAAAGGTTTGAGTCAGTGTTTGGGTACTATGACTACGCCAGCCAGTTTCACTTCTCTCGAGCAAGGAACCCGCTTGAACAATTCATGAACAACCCGGACGAATACTCCCGAAAACTGGAAGGGTTTATGAAGAACGAAATAAGAAATGGGATGCTGTTTAGTCTAGGCTTCGACCAccgttttgataacaataaaacgattatcaacGAGACGATAGCAAAATTAGACTCTGAACTGGATTTAGTGTTGATTTCGGATTATTTTGAAGAATCTCTTGTATTGATGAAAAATATACTGTGCTGGGAATTCGACGATATTTTGCACATAAGCAAAGGTATACGGAGCAAAAACCGGCGCTATACCGTAAGACACCCAGTTGTTGACAAGATCCGCAAGTGGAACCACGGTGACGTACTCCTGTTTGAGCATTTCAACGAGACTTTTTGGAGGAAGGTGAAAAGCCTAGGGACACGATTCGACGACGATCTCCAGAAATTCCACCTGCAACAAGAACAATTCCACGATCGTTGTGTTGATCGCGAACGAACGAATAAAATAAAAGAACGGGAAGATGGACTTGTGATGAAGGAAAGTGCGGATAAGAAGT ATGCACTGTTTCAAACTACTGTGCCACTCCCAGGAAGCCGAACCCTGCAGCTGCACTTGTCGGCAGTCTCACAAGCATCCCTGCGAAAACatacgaaaacaaaaacatctgCTAGCATCTGTAACCCATCGGGCTTTTTGTACCAGGGCCCCTGCAATAAGCCAGTGCCTGAACTGTATCAATTGGAGTCTGTTTAG